The DNA region TCGTGTTGCAGAAGGAAGTCCATTTGACGCGCGGCCAGGAGCGGTTGTTCGACACCGAAGAGCCGGTCTACTTCTTCTACATCACCAACGTTGCGAAGAGCACGAAGCCGACACGGCAGGTGGTCATCGACGCGAACGCGCGTTGCAACCAAGAGAACAACATCGCCCAGCTCAAGCAGTGCGCGTTGCGCGCGCCGCTGAACGACCTGGTGAGCAACTGGGCGTACATGGTGATCGCGTCGCTGGCGTGGAACCTGAAGGTGTGGGCGGGCTTGATGATCAAGCCGAGCGGCAGGCCGGAGCAGAAGGCGGAGCAGGCGGCCGTCAAGTCCGGGCTGATCCACATGGACTTCACGACGTTTCGCGATCGGGTCCTCATGGTCCCGGCGCAGGTCATCCGCCGCGGCCGGTCGCTCGTGTATCGGCTGCTCAGCTACCGGCCTTCGGTCGACGCGCTGCTGCTGATCCACAACAACACCCGCCGCCCGCTGCGGTGTTGACGACGCCGGCACACGAAGCCCGTGTCTGGATGCACGGGCGCCGCCGCCACGCCCAACCCCAAACGCCCTCGCCCATGCCAACACCAACCCGCCCCGCCCCATCGCCAGTCAAGCTGGACCACGTTGCCGCTGCGCTGAGAAAATCGCCACGCCAGACGCTGAAAACCGGCCGGCGTTCGCTTGATTAAGGACTAGGGAAGACCGTGCCGATTCTTAAGGCTCAAGGGGTTCATCCGTCACCTCCAGATCGTGTGACCGTGCGCAGGTTCTCTACAGAGCAAGACTTCCCGGCCCTCGTCACGCAAGGAGTCAAACAAGCTCAGGCGTCCGACCACCACCAGCGACTTGCCCTGCATGCCTTCTCTGAAACAATTCAGTTGATGTCCACGAGGGTAGAACCATGCGTCGATTCCAGAACATTCTCGTAGCGGTTGATTTATCTCAGGCAGATCGCTTGGTGTCGGACGTGCTCCCGCTTCCGACCGAGGAGGCAATCGAACGAGCCCTCTGGCTTGCCAAGCTCAACGCCGGGCGCCTCCATTTTTTCTCGTCACTGGACGTCTCTCCCGCGGTTCAGCGACTGATTGAGGATTCAGACCAGGGCGTGGACCCCGTTCTCGGAGCGGCTCGTGAGACGCTTCAAAGAGCGGTAGAACGGGCAGGATCCATGGGATTAGCCGCAACCATGGAGGTCCGGTTCGGAAAAAGCTGGCTAGAGATTATCCGCGAGGTGCTGCGAAACAATCACGATCTCGTCGTTGCGGGGACACGGCATCTTGGTGCGATGAGCGGGCGGCTGATCGGCAGTACGGGCATCAAGTTGCTGCGTAAGTGCCCCTGCCCGGTGTGGATCACCCAGCCACAGCCGGCTCGGGACATCAAATCGATCTTGGTTGCTCACGACCTCACCGGTGTTGGTGATCGAGCCATGGAGCTCGGCTGTTCGATGGCCCAGTTGCATGGGGCTCGGTTGCACGTGTTGCACGGGTTGGATGTACGTGAACTTGAGACGGTCCTGTCCGGTCGCGTCCTGGAAAACGCTGCGGCAGAACGTCGCACCCGAGCGACCCGTCATCTAGAAGATTGCTTGGCGCACTACGAGTTCGTCCAGCCGCCGCAGTTGCACGTCGTGGATTGTGAGCCGTCAGCGGCGGTAATGACTCTCGTTGAGCGGCATCGCATCGAGCTCCTCGTGATGGGCACGATCGCGCGGTCTGGAATCGCTGGGATCTTTATCGGAAACACCGCAGAGCGGCTGCTCCCGCAGGTCCCCTGTTCCGTGTTGGCGGTTAAGCCGGACAGCTTTACTTCGCCTGTTCAGCTCTAGGCGAAGAACCTTCGACTCGACTTACACAGAATCTCACATGTCGCGTGTGTACCTGCCTTCTGTGCCTTGATATCCCCGGTGGGCGCGCGCCTGGAGCGCCGCGTTCAACTTGGGGAGCAGTAGGAGGGAAAGATGGACCGCTTCCAGAACATTCTCGTTGGCGTGGATGTTTCAGATCGTGAGCATCTGGTGGCAGACCGGCTCACGCCTTCAACATCTTGCGCTATTGACACGGGCGTTTGGCTCGCCGGAAGGAACCACGCCAAGCTGCACTTCATCAACGCCCTGGAGATTTCAGACTACGCACGCCTCATGGCCATTGAGCACGTCGGCGTTGACGCTGAGCTGATCGCCCATACGGAAGACCACCTCGCCACGATCACGAGTGAGGCGAGAAAGCAGGGCGTGGACGCCGGCTACTCGATGGCGTTTGGAAAGTGTTGGGTCGAGCTAATCCGAGTTGTGATGAAGAACCGTCATGACATCATCGTCGTCGGGACACGCAAGCGGGGCGCCGTTTCCAGCGCGTTGTTTGGCAGCACCGGAATGAAGCTGCTGCGGAAGTGCCCTTGCCCGGTATGGGTCACCAAGCCTTCTCCGGCGGGTCCGTTGAAGTCAATCCTCGTGGCCGACGACTTCTCGGAAGTCGGCGACCTGGCCGTAGAGCTTGGGATTTCGCTGGCGGTCCTGCACAACGCACAATTGTACGTGCTGCATGTGTTGGAATTGGGCTTAGGCCGGCCCAAGTGGGATTCGTTCAACATCCGGATGCAAGCACGGGCCGAGTCCACGGAGAAGTTTGCCGCCCAGTTCGCCAAGTGCGGCGCCGTTCGCCTCAAGAAGCTGCCGATGAAGTTGGTTGAAGTAGACGACGCCGACGCCGCTATCTTGAAGCAGATCGAGACGAGCTGCGCCGACCTGCTGATCATGGGCACGATCGCCCGAGGCGGGGTAGCGGGGGTGCTCACGGGTAACACGGCGGAGCGGCTGCTCCCGCAGATCCCATGCTCCGTGCTCGCCGTCAAACCGAACGAGTTTGTCTGCCCGCTCTCGGTGGAACCTTAACTCTCTTTGTCGCAACCCGTCCCACCCTACCGTTCTCGCGGCGGGCGGCCAACCGCAGGCGATTGTCGTGGAACTCTTAGCGGAGAGACGCCTCCACCAGCTTCCAGCCGAAGAAGTAGCCGCGCTGCTCGACACTAACCTCGAAAAGGGGCTCGACCTGTTCGCGATTCAGGCGCGCCAACAGTCCTTTGGGCCGAACGCCATCGAGGTCAAGGGCGGGCACGGAGCGTTGTTCACGTTCCTAGTTCAGTTCCATCAGCCCCTTATCTACATCCTGCTTGTTGCGGCCGGCATCACGGCCGCTTTGCACGAGTGGGTCGACTCGGGCGTCATCCTTTCCGTCGTGCTCGTCAACGCGACGATTGGCTTCCTCCAGGAGTCCAGGGCCGCCAAGGCCCTTGAGGCGCTGGCGAGAATGACCGTCACCGAGACGCGTGTGCTTCGCAGTGGCGAAATGTCCAGGATCCCGTCCGTCGAATTGGTCCCCGGCGATGTCGTCGTTCTGCAGTCGGGGGACAAGGTGCCGGCCGATATCCGCCTGTTTCGATCTCGAGACCTGCAGATCGATGAATCTACGCTCACGGGTGAATCGGTTCCTGTGAACAAGGCGCCGGAGCCCATGCCCGCTGAGGCTCCCCTGGCCGAACTGCGGAATCTTGCGTTCTCTTCGACCCTCGTCACTTACGGGCAGGGCCGTGGGGTGGTGTACGCCACCGGAGGCAAGACCGAGGTTGGTCGCATCAGTGAGATGGTCTCCACCGCCGATTCGATTGAGACCCCGCTCACCCGCAAGATGACTCGCTTCAGTCGGGTGCTGCTCATCGTGATCCTTGGCTTAGCCGCGATTACCTTCTCCGTCGGAGTGCTTCGGGGAGAGTCGGCCTTCGACATGTTCATGGCGGCCGTAGCGCTGGCCGTTGGGGCGATACCGGAAGGGCTGCCAGCCGCTGTGACCATCACGCTGGCTATCGGCGTGAATCGGATGGCGCGTCGACGCGCCATTGTCCGCAAGCTCCCGGCCGTAGAAACCCTTGGCGGCACTACCACGATCTGCTCGGATAAGACGGGCACCTTGACCGTCAACCAGATGACGGTGCGCGAGATCGAGGCCGGAGGGCAACGGTTCCAGGTCACGGGAAGTGGCTACTCCCCAGAAGGAGCCATCGGCTCTGTGGGTGAAGGGCGGAGTGTCATTAAGAACACCGCGGCGTCGGACTGCCTCCGGGCCGGATTGCTCTGCAATGACTCAACGCTTGTCCGCGACGGTGGTCGCTGGGATGTGGTGGGCGATCCGACCGAGGGGGCTTTGCTGGCTTCCGCCTCGAAGGCCGGGATGGACGCGAAGCAGACGCACGAGCAGCATCCTGTACTGGACATGATCCCCTTTGAGTCACAGCACCAGTACATGGCGACGCTCCACGGCGGCCGCGACCACCTGCCCAGGTTGTTGTGCCTCAAGGGCGCCGCGGAGGTGGTGCTTTCTAGGTGTAGTTCGGCTCTGGGCGCCGACGGGAAGACGGTGCCGCTTGAACCTGCCGCGGTCCTCCGGCAACTCGAGTCGATGGCGTCGCAGGGGCAGCGAGTGCTCGCCTTTGCGCGGTGCGAGAAGCCGCCCACGACGCATGTGATTACGGACGCCGACGTCGCCAATCTCACGTTCCTGGGGCTGCAGGGCATGATCGACCCGCCCCGGGAAGAGGCGGTCCGCGCGGTGCGTGCGTGCCAGGACGCGGGGATCCACGTGAAGATGATCACCGGCGACCACCCCGCGACAGCCCTGGCCATCGCCAAGATGCTCGGCCTGGACAGGGCCGCGTCCGCCGGAGGGCGGGAGCCTCTCGTGGTGACTAGCCGCGACCTCGAGGCAATAGACGATCATGCGTTGATCGGCATCGCGGATCGCGTGGCGGTTTTCGCCCGCGCGACGCCAGAGCAAAAGCTCCGGCTGGTCCGGGCGCTGCAAGCCAACGGTCGGGTGGTCGCCATGACGGGCGACGGAGTGAACGACGCGCCGGCGCTCAAGCAGGCGGACATCGGAATCGCGATGGGGAACGGCGGCACCGAGGTCGCTAAGGAGTCCGCCGACATGATCCTCACCGATGACAATTTCGCGACCATCGAGGCCGCTGTCGAAGAAGGCCGCGGCGTTTTCGACAACCTGTCCAAGTTCATCGTTTGGACCCTACCCACCAATATGGGCGAAGGGCTCGTTATCCTGGCTGCTGTGCTTGCCGGGGTCACGCTCCCGCTGCTCCCGGTACAGATCCTGTGGATCAACATGACCACCGCGGTGTTGTTGGGATTGATGCTGGCGTTCGAGCCCAAGGAGCCGGGGCTGATGCTCCGACCCCCTCGTAACCCGCGAGCGCCGCTGCTCGATGCGCCGTTGGTGCTCCGCACCTGCATTGTCGGCCTGATCTTGTTGGCCGGGGCCTTCGGATCCTTCCGGTGGGCGCTGGGGCAAGGGCTTGGCGACGCGGCCGCACGCACCGTGGCGGTCAATGTGTTTGTCACCGTCGAGCTGTTCTACCTATTCAACTGTCGGTCACTCACACAATCGATGTTCGCACTGGGAGTCTTCAGCAATCGATGGATCCTGATTGGGGTTGGAGGGATGGTCGCGTTTCAGTTGGCGTTCACTTATTCGCCGCTAATGAACCATATGCTCCACAGCGCCCCCATCGGGTGGGACGCGTGGTGGCGCATTCTGCTGACCGGCGCCGCGGCCTACGCGATAGTCGGAGCCGAAAAGTGGCTGCGAAGGTTGTGGACGACGCGCCGGACGCAAGGTCCGCTTCTTCCGCGCCACGGAACTGATCACGGTGCTGCTCGAGGCGCGGGATGATAAGTCCCTGCCGAGGCACTGCTCCCAGTTTGCGAGGCTGGACGTGCCGGTGCTCGACGAGCTGGGCTAAGTCCCGGCGAGCAAGGCGGGCGCCGAGCAGCGGCAGGGCCTGGTGGCCACGGCCATCGTGCCGTTCAAAAACCGGATCGGAGTTCAGGGGAGTTAGCGGCTGACCGTCTCGGCGCTGGTCCCGTTGACCCACCGCTGCTAGTTCCTCGAATTCGCCGGCGAGAGCTACCGACGGCAGGACGCACGTCGCCATGCAGCCGCCCGAACCGGGAAGAGTTAAGCGGATGCCGCGAGCTGCCGGGTGGCGACGGACCTTCACTCTACGGGCGTCCCCCTCAGCGGGGGCTTCGCACCGCGTTGGTGAGTTGGGCGCCGCGTCGGCCGGCTTGGTGCTCCGCGATGTTGGCGAGCGTCGTCTCGGCGATATTCGATAACGCCTCGCGTGTCAGGAACGCCTGGTGCGACGTGATCACGACGTTGTTGAAGGTCAACAGCCGCGCGAGCACGTCGTCCGAGAGGACCTTTCCAGAGACGTCGTGGAAAAAGATACCGGCTTCTTCTTCGTAGACGTCTAGCCCGGCGTAGCCGATCTGCCCCGATTTGAGTCCATCGATCAGGGCCCGCGTGTCGACCAGCCCCCCTCGGCTGGTATTGATCAGCATCACCCCTCGCTTCATGCGGGCGATAGCCGCCGCGTCGATCAGGTAGTGCGTCTCGGGGAAGAGCGGCAGGTGGAGGGTAATGATGTCCGACTCGCGCAGCAGCGTGTCCAGCTCGGAGTAGGCAACCCCGTCGCGCGCGGCCAGCTCCTCGCAGGGCTGCGGATCGAATACCAGCACCCGGCAGCCCAGGCCCAGCAGGATGTCGATCGTGCAGCGACCGATCTTGCCGCCCCCCACCACGCCGACCGTCTTGCCCCGCATGTCGAACCCGGTGAGCCCCTCGAGCACGAAATAGCCGGCACGGTTCCGCTGGTACGCCAGGTGGAGGTGGCGGTTGAGCATCAGCATCAACGCCACGGTGTGTTCGGCCACGGCGTACGGCGAGTAGGCGGGCACGCGCACCACGTCCAGCTCGTGCTGCTCGCAGGCGGCAAGGTCGACGTTGTTGAAGCCGGCGCAGCGCAGGGCCACCAACTTTACCCCCCGCGCGGCCAGGCCGGCGACGACCGCGGCGTCGCAGCGGTCGTTCACAAACAAGCACGCCACCGTGCAACCCTCGGCGGCGTCGACCGTGCTCTCGCCGAGCGACGCCTCGATCGGGCGGATGGCCAGGCGTCCCTGGTTCTGCTGTTCGAACGACGCAATGTCGTACGACTTGGCGTCGTACATCGCCACCCGCAACCGCCCCCGCTCGTCGTAGCCCGCGGGCTTGCCGTCCCGGTCCAGCGCCTGCATGAGCCGCGCGAAGCGGCGTTCGTCCAGCCCGTCCGTCTGCTGGAGCTGTTCGCGGAAGGTGGTCATGCGTTGTTGGTCGTTCATGGCGCCCCCCATGATAGAAGCCACGCGTGGGCGGCCGCCAGCGGTCGACGCGCAAGCTCGGCTGTGCATTCCCGTGGACCGCTTCGGGCGCCTTCTGCGCGGCGCGGCCGAACTCGTGCCCCTATTCGGCTCCGCCACGTCGCAGTCCGCAGCGGCCGCGCTTCAGGGGCCGATCGCGGCGCCGTGTCCGGTCAGTGCTGAGAGATCGTCCCTGGCGTTGATGCCGGCTGAACCGCGCGGCCGGATCGACCGGCCTTCGTGCTCAGGATTGCTACAACCCCTTGACAGTAAATCGTTTGCAGCACATTTTGGCGAGCAGTATCGGTCGCGGGTTCCGCGTCTTGCGAATCCTGTTCCTCTGCAAATCGCAGCGGTTTGTTGTTGCAATCGCTCTTGGACGGACCGATGCCGCGTCGCTAGGCTCCGCAGGATCGTGGATCTTGTTGCGGGCCGTAGTGGTTGGAGTCTGTACGACGACGGTCGCCACCCTTAGCCAACTTTTCTTGACCGCAGGCGCCCGGCCGCGGGGCGTTCGCCGCGACCGGGGCGCTCGCTCACCTTTACTCCTGAGTATCCCGGAACGCAACTCATGCGCGCAAAACTATCGCGGCTCGGCAGCCTGCTGTTCTGGCTTTACACGCTGCTTTATGGCGGCTTCGTGCTGCTCAACGCGTTCAGCCCCAAAACGATGGAGGCGACCCCATTGGCCGGCGTTAACCTAGCGATCCTGTACGGGTTCGGTTTGATCGTCATCGCCTTTGTAATGGCGCTGATCTACGGGTTCTGCGGCGCCCCGTCGCAAACGGCCCAGGAGCAGCAATGATCTACGACCCCTCCTGGTTGGCGATCGCCATCTTCCTGCTGGTGGTGAGCTTTACCCTCGGGCTCAGCTTCCTGCTGGGACGGGGGGCCAAGTCGTCCGCCGGGTATTTTGCGGCACACGGGCAGATCCCGTGGTTCGTGAACGGGTTCGCCTTCGCGGGGGACTACCTCTCTGCGGCGTCGTTCCTCGGCATCTGTGGAATGATCGCCTTTTCTGGGTACGACGGGTTCCTCTATTCCATCGGGTACCTGGCCGGGTGGATCGTCGCGCTGTTCGTGGTGGCCGAGCCGATGAAGCGGCTCGGGAAGTTTACGTTCGCCGACGCGCTGAACTCGCGCTTCCATTCGGTGGGCATCAAGCGGGCGGTGGGCGTGAGCACGCTGGCGGTCAGCGTGTTCTACCTGATCCCCCAGATGGTTGGCGCCGGCGCGCTGGTGCAGCCTCTGCTGGGGCTGCCGCACTGGGCCGGGGTGTTGATCGTTGGAGTCGTGGTGATCTTCATCGTCGTTACCGCCGGCATGGTTTCCACCACCTGGGTGCAGTTTATCAAGGGGGCGCTGTTGGTCGTGTTCAGCACCGTGCTGACGGTGATGATCCTGCAACGGGGGTTCGAGGCGCAGACGAGCACGCCCGAGCCGCAGACCATCACCACTACCTCCGACGGCGCCGTGCTGATCAACGGCCTGCCCAAGGGCACGGGGCCGGGAGAGGCCACGCTGCGCCCGGTCGGCACGATCGCTCGCCTGCCCGACGGGCAGACAAGCACCGGCCCGCTGGGCCCCGTCTCATTCCTACGAACCCTGCAAGAGAGCGAGATCGTGCTGTGGAGCAGCGCTACCACGCGTAGCGAAGACGGCTCGACCACCATCACCTACACTCCTAAGCCCACCCCCGGCAGCCAGGTGCTGCGCCCCGGCGAGTCCGCCAAGTTCAAGGGGATCCGCAGCGAGAACTGGTACGACAAGCTCAACTTCTTGTCGCTGATGCTGGCGCTGTTCTGCGGCACCGCCTCGCTGCCCCACATCCTCATCCGCTACTACACGGTCAAGGACGAGGCGGCGGCGCGGAAGAGCACCATTGTGGGCATCGGCGCGATCGGGTTCTTCTACGTGCTCACGCTCTACATGGGGCTGGGCGCCATGATCAGCGGCGCGCTCGACGTGACCGACAGCAACATGGCCGCCCCGCTGCTGGCCCGCAGCCTGAACGAGCCGCTGTTCGCCATTATCTCTGCGATCGCGTTCACCACCGTGCTGGGGACGGTCAGCGGGCTGATCTTGGCGTCGGCCGGCGCGGTGGCGCACGACCTGATTGGCAGCATCAAGGGGGTGTCGCTCAGCGACCGTCAGCAGGTGCGGATCGCCAAGATCGCCTCGGTGATCGTGGGGGCGATCGCCATCGTGCTGGGGATCCTGTTCCAGAAGCTCAACGTGACCGGGCTGGTGGGGTGGGCGTTTAGCGTCGCCGCATCGGCCAACCTGCCGTCGCTGGTGATGCTGCTATTCTGGCCCCGCACGACCAAGCAGGGGATTATCGCCGCGGTGATCGTCGGCATGACCAGCTCGCTGGCGTGGATCTTGCTGAGCGCCGACACCTTTTCCAAGGTCTACGGCCTGCCGGCCGAGAGCGCGCTGGCCCCCTTCAGCGAACCGGCGATCGTGACCGTGCCGCTGGGGTTCGCGACGCTGATCGTCGTCTCCCTGCTGACGGGTCGCAGGCGGACGACCGCTTAGGCGCCGCGGCGAAGGGCAAGGGGGGCCCGCCCCCCCCTGCCCTGCCCTACCTCGTTACGCCAAGGCCGCGCCGCTCTTGTCCGTGCCGCACAGGTGGACCTTCAGGCCCAGGGCGTCGGCCATGGCGGCCCGCACGGCGAGGGCGTGGTCCGCCGACGCCGCGTCGCCGCCGTAGGCGACCTGGATGTGGTTCGCTTGATGGCGCCCCATCATCTGGTCCCGCGACACGCCGTAGGTCACCGCGTGCATGATCGGCCACTGCGGCGTGGTGGCGTTCCAGCGACGCTCGGTCTCTTCACGCGGCAGGTCGATCGCCTTGCCGCGGCCGAGGTCCATGTGGAGTTCGCCGGCTCGCACGTAGATGCGCGACCAGACGATCTCGCCCGCCTTGGCGATCCCCCGCAGCGTCGATCCCCCGAGCGGGAAGTACATCGCCGGTTGCCGCAGTCCTTCGCTCCCGGCCCAACCCCCGACGTGGTGCTCGGCGGGCGCGGAGCCAGAGATCTCAAACACCCAGACGTACTCCTGGGTCGTGCCGGACTTGTCGTCGTCTCCCCAACGCAGGTCGTGCAGCGTGTTCTCGATCGGCAGCCCCAGCCGGCCGTGCACCCGGTTGATCAACAGCCCGTCCAGCCCTGCGCACTCGTCTACCTCGTTGAAGTGCGGCAGCGGCGCCCCGGCGTACAGCTCGCGCTTGCCGTCGCGGCTGAAGACGGGGGGGCGTTCGGTGCTGTTGAGCGTCCCCTCGACCAGGTCCGAGGCGGGGAGCAGGTCCTTGAGCCCCTGCTGGTACTGGATGCCGATGAGGTCGCAGCCGAAGTCGTCCGCCAAGCGGAGGGCCGCCACGTACATCTTGCACTGCAGGCGGACCTGACGCTCGGTCAGGTCGCTCGCCTCGTCGGGCCCGTAGTGGAACTTGAAGCCGTGTTGGCCGTACCACTGCAGCACGCGGTCGGCCTCTTCGTCGCTGACGCAGGTGGTCTCGTAGTAA from Pirellulimonas nuda includes:
- a CDS encoding DUF485 domain-containing protein, with the protein product MRAKLSRLGSLLFWLYTLLYGGFVLLNAFSPKTMEATPLAGVNLAILYGFGLIVIAFVMALIYGFCGAPSQTAQEQQ
- a CDS encoding cation-transporting P-type ATPase; amino-acid sequence: MELLAERRLHQLPAEEVAALLDTNLEKGLDLFAIQARQQSFGPNAIEVKGGHGALFTFLVQFHQPLIYILLVAAGITAALHEWVDSGVILSVVLVNATIGFLQESRAAKALEALARMTVTETRVLRSGEMSRIPSVELVPGDVVVLQSGDKVPADIRLFRSRDLQIDESTLTGESVPVNKAPEPMPAEAPLAELRNLAFSSTLVTYGQGRGVVYATGGKTEVGRISEMVSTADSIETPLTRKMTRFSRVLLIVILGLAAITFSVGVLRGESAFDMFMAAVALAVGAIPEGLPAAVTITLAIGVNRMARRRAIVRKLPAVETLGGTTTICSDKTGTLTVNQMTVREIEAGGQRFQVTGSGYSPEGAIGSVGEGRSVIKNTAASDCLRAGLLCNDSTLVRDGGRWDVVGDPTEGALLASASKAGMDAKQTHEQHPVLDMIPFESQHQYMATLHGGRDHLPRLLCLKGAAEVVLSRCSSALGADGKTVPLEPAAVLRQLESMASQGQRVLAFARCEKPPTTHVITDADVANLTFLGLQGMIDPPREEAVRAVRACQDAGIHVKMITGDHPATALAIAKMLGLDRAASAGGREPLVVTSRDLEAIDDHALIGIADRVAVFARATPEQKLRLVRALQANGRVVAMTGDGVNDAPALKQADIGIAMGNGGTEVAKESADMILTDDNFATIEAAVEEGRGVFDNLSKFIVWTLPTNMGEGLVILAAVLAGVTLPLLPVQILWINMTTAVLLGLMLAFEPKEPGLMLRPPRNPRAPLLDAPLVLRTCIVGLILLAGAFGSFRWALGQGLGDAAARTVAVNVFVTVELFYLFNCRSLTQSMFALGVFSNRWILIGVGGMVAFQLAFTYSPLMNHMLHSAPIGWDAWWRILLTGAAAYAIVGAEKWLRRLWTTRRTQGPLLPRHGTDHGAARGAG
- a CDS encoding universal stress protein; protein product: MRRFQNILVAVDLSQADRLVSDVLPLPTEEAIERALWLAKLNAGRLHFFSSLDVSPAVQRLIEDSDQGVDPVLGAARETLQRAVERAGSMGLAATMEVRFGKSWLEIIREVLRNNHDLVVAGTRHLGAMSGRLIGSTGIKLLRKCPCPVWITQPQPARDIKSILVAHDLTGVGDRAMELGCSMAQLHGARLHVLHGLDVRELETVLSGRVLENAAAERRTRATRHLEDCLAHYEFVQPPQLHVVDCEPSAAVMTLVERHRIELLVMGTIARSGIAGIFIGNTAERLLPQVPCSVLAVKPDSFTSPVQL
- a CDS encoding solute symporter family protein, producing the protein MIYDPSWLAIAIFLLVVSFTLGLSFLLGRGAKSSAGYFAAHGQIPWFVNGFAFAGDYLSAASFLGICGMIAFSGYDGFLYSIGYLAGWIVALFVVAEPMKRLGKFTFADALNSRFHSVGIKRAVGVSTLAVSVFYLIPQMVGAGALVQPLLGLPHWAGVLIVGVVVIFIVVTAGMVSTTWVQFIKGALLVVFSTVLTVMILQRGFEAQTSTPEPQTITTTSDGAVLINGLPKGTGPGEATLRPVGTIARLPDGQTSTGPLGPVSFLRTLQESEIVLWSSATTRSEDGSTTITYTPKPTPGSQVLRPGESAKFKGIRSENWYDKLNFLSLMLALFCGTASLPHILIRYYTVKDEAAARKSTIVGIGAIGFFYVLTLYMGLGAMISGALDVTDSNMAAPLLARSLNEPLFAIISAIAFTTVLGTVSGLILASAGAVAHDLIGSIKGVSLSDRQQVRIAKIASVIVGAIAIVLGILFQKLNVTGLVGWAFSVAASANLPSLVMLLFWPRTTKQGIIAAVIVGMTSSLAWILLSADTFSKVYGLPAESALAPFSEPAIVTVPLGFATLIVVSLLTGRRRTTA
- a CDS encoding 2-hydroxyacid dehydrogenase; protein product: MNDQQRMTTFREQLQQTDGLDERRFARLMQALDRDGKPAGYDERGRLRVAMYDAKSYDIASFEQQNQGRLAIRPIEASLGESTVDAAEGCTVACLFVNDRCDAAVVAGLAARGVKLVALRCAGFNNVDLAACEQHELDVVRVPAYSPYAVAEHTVALMLMLNRHLHLAYQRNRAGYFVLEGLTGFDMRGKTVGVVGGGKIGRCTIDILLGLGCRVLVFDPQPCEELAARDGVAYSELDTLLRESDIITLHLPLFPETHYLIDAAAIARMKRGVMLINTSRGGLVDTRALIDGLKSGQIGYAGLDVYEEEAGIFFHDVSGKVLSDDVLARLLTFNNVVITSHQAFLTREALSNIAETTLANIAEHQAGRRGAQLTNAVRSPR
- a CDS encoding fucose isomerase, yielding MPTPADPKTVYLLASGDLRLSANRLCWPAQEALEKQLTAAVKSLGYKLKRAHAFCPEAGHGFLASQRQGLDAFRDIPAGTPLIVAEAVWQYSHHVLPGLTTHTGPILTVANWSGQWPGLVGMLNLNGSLTKAGVPYSTLWNEDFGSEWFRTRLQGWLEGRAVEHDLSHVAPYNAASASPDAAALGGELATTLQRDKAIMGVFDEGCMGMFNAIIPDHLLNRVGMFKERLSQSALYYETTCVSDEEADRVLQWYGQHGFKFHYGPDEASDLTERQVRLQCKMYVAALRLADDFGCDLIGIQYQQGLKDLLPASDLVEGTLNSTERPPVFSRDGKRELYAGAPLPHFNEVDECAGLDGLLINRVHGRLGLPIENTLHDLRWGDDDKSGTTQEYVWVFEISGSAPAEHHVGGWAGSEGLRQPAMYFPLGGSTLRGIAKAGEIVWSRIYVRAGELHMDLGRGKAIDLPREETERRWNATTPQWPIMHAVTYGVSRDQMMGRHQANHIQVAYGGDAASADHALAVRAAMADALGLKVHLCGTDKSGAALA
- a CDS encoding universal stress protein; its protein translation is MDRFQNILVGVDVSDREHLVADRLTPSTSCAIDTGVWLAGRNHAKLHFINALEISDYARLMAIEHVGVDAELIAHTEDHLATITSEARKQGVDAGYSMAFGKCWVELIRVVMKNRHDIIVVGTRKRGAVSSALFGSTGMKLLRKCPCPVWVTKPSPAGPLKSILVADDFSEVGDLAVELGISLAVLHNAQLYVLHVLELGLGRPKWDSFNIRMQARAESTEKFAAQFAKCGAVRLKKLPMKLVEVDDADAAILKQIETSCADLLIMGTIARGGVAGVLTGNTAERLLPQIPCSVLAVKPNEFVCPLSVEP